The genomic segment CGGTCAGCGCATAAGCCCCTTCCGCATCCTGCAGTGTGTAAATCGTGATGGTCAGCATAGCCGAGAAGAGTGGCACCTTGGTAAGAGGTAATGTGATTTGCGTGAATTGTTGCCATAAACTGGCTCCATCCACCTTGGCCGCCTCGTAAAGCTCGACTGGGATGGCTGTAATCCCTGCGGCGATCAGCAACATCTCTAATGGGAAGGAACGCCAGGCGCTGTGCACGATCACCACCAACATAGAAAGCTGGGGATCAATCATCAAGTAGATGTTTTTGCCAGTGAGAAGTTTCAAGAGAAGTGTGACTGGGCCGTTGGTCGCGTCTACGAGAGTGCGGAAGAGGATCGCGCTCACCACTGGAGCGATGATCCAGGGGAACAAGAACAACGTGCGGAAGAGGCTGGCCCCTCTCAGCCGACTGCTGATAAGCACAGCTGCGAAATAGGCCAAGGGGACTGAAAGCACTAGTACGCCAATGACATATTGCAATGTGGAGCTCAAGTTCTGAATGAAGCGCTCTTCGTTGAAAAGGAGCCGATAATTAGCCAATCCCACGAATTGAGAGCTGCCATCCAATTCGGTTTTACGCAAACCAAACCATAGAAGCGAAAGCAGAGGCCAGAAAAGAAAGGTTAACAGCAAAACTAACGCGGGTAACAACAACAGATACGGCAACCGGTACCGCCGAAAGCTTGCGCGAAGCCCTGTGCGACTTTGCGAGAGCATCGCCGATGGCCGCGCAACTAAGGCTTGATCCAGCTTCTGCATGTTGCATTCTCCTGGGGATTTCGTGAAACGGATTGGGCTTAAATATATGGCACCCCGCCTTTTAGGTTTCTATCCTTCAAAGGCGGGGTGCCTACGTGCTTATGAGCAGGTCTTAACCGGCACAGACGCGCATCATCACTTTTACTTGCCGGCGAATTTGGAATTCCACTCGTCTTCGAACTTCTTAAGCGTTGCTTCAACCTCGCCCTTCTTGGTGACTACCTCTTGCACCGCCGCCGATACCGTGTCGGCCAACTCAGGATAATAAGCCGTCGGCGGCATAGGACGCCCATTCTTAGCCGCCTCCAGCCATATCTGATAGAAGGGGGTCTGGAACTCAGGTGTCTCCCACATGCTCAAGCGAGCCGGCAATCCAGCATCGGGATAATCCACCAACATCTCCGCTTTCATAGCGAACTCGATCAGCTTCATCGCTAAATCTGGATTGGGGCTCAGCTTATGGATCGAGAGACACCAGGCGTTCGTGAATTGGGCTTTGACCGAGGTGGGTACCACCATCACGCCAGCGACATCCGGCATACAGGTGGTTTTAGGCGGGAAGCAGTCCTTGAACCAACCCTTCTCATTGACGGCAGCGATCCAATAGCTACCGAAGCCCCACGCTGTGGCGACCTTCCCGTTGATGAAGTCACCCAAGCAACGCTCATCATACGTGCCCGTGATAGCGAATTCAGGCGTGATCTTGTCCTTGTAGATCCAATCCAGGATCGTCTGCACTGCCTGGACGCCTGCCTCTCCGGCGAAGGAAGCCTTCTTGGTCTCCGCATCCCAGATATCGCCGCCGAAGTGCCAGACAAGCGGGGCCACATAGAGTTCGATCGTCGCGCGTGAGGCCCCCAAGAACATGCCCATGCCCCATACATCCGCCGTGGTCGTAGCTCTAGCTGCTTCAACAGCCTCCTCTAAAGTGGTAATGGGCTTGTCTGGATCCAGACCGGCGGCCTGGTAAAGATCACGGCGATAGACATTCGTGCGAGTGTGCACACCCGTTGCAATCCCAATTTGCTGCCCACCGACATTGCCCGCCTTCCAGCCTGGGCTCCAGTTGAGGTCCTTCAGCTCGGACTCCGGCCATTTCTGAATATAAGGAGTCATGTCTAAAAAGTCGCCCACATCCAGATGCTTGGCCATCAATTGAGGAGAGCTTAGGAAGACATCATGAGGGATTCCAGCCTGGTAATCCAGAATGGATCGTTGGTCAATCTGATCCCATTTGAACTCTTCCAGCTCCACTTTGACATCAGGGTTCTCGGCTTCAAAGGCCTGGATGGTCTTCTCAATCCATTTCAAGTTCAGACTGCGATTGGGCTCCGGGATCAGCGTGTAGAATTGGGCGAACTTGACCACTTTTTTCTCAGCGGGAGCTGGGGCTTTCTCCACTGCCGGAGCAGCCGGCGCGGGCGTTGGAACTACACATCCACCAAGGGCCGAAAGCGCGCCTACAGCAAAACCCAAAACACCGGCACGACGCAAAAACTCACGGCGGCTGAGTTTCACCTGTCTGAGATCCTGTTTCATGGTATCCCTCCTCTTTTTTGTGTAAGGGTGCATCCGGCAGCCTTCTGCTCATCATGATAGGGGAAAGTCATCAGGGCCATTCAAATTGTATCACCAGGCTAATGCTGTGTCAAGGAATTTTGTAACTGGTACTAACGGAGGAGGCGCGGCGGGGCT from the Anaerolineae bacterium genome contains:
- a CDS encoding sugar ABC transporter permease, whose product is MQKLDQALVARPSAMLSQSRTGLRASFRRYRLPYLLLLPALVLLLTFLFWPLLSLLWFGLRKTELDGSSQFVGLANYRLLFNEERFIQNLSSTLQYVIGVLVLSVPLAYFAAVLISSRLRGASLFRTLFLFPWIIAPVVSAILFRTLVDATNGPVTLLLKLLTGKNIYLMIDPQLSMLVVIVHSAWRSFPLEMLLIAAGITAIPVELYEAAKVDGASLWQQFTQITLPLTKVPLFSAMLTITIYTLQDAEGAYALTGGGPGYSTEVTGVRLFKEAFLYFNVGLASSIGTILIIVSILFMIFYLRVLGQGEAQ
- a CDS encoding extracellular solute-binding protein; translated protein: MKQDLRQVKLSRREFLRRAGVLGFAVGALSALGGCVVPTPAPAAPAVEKAPAPAEKKVVKFAQFYTLIPEPNRSLNLKWIEKTIQAFEAENPDVKVELEEFKWDQIDQRSILDYQAGIPHDVFLSSPQLMAKHLDVGDFLDMTPYIQKWPESELKDLNWSPGWKAGNVGGQQIGIATGVHTRTNVYRRDLYQAAGLDPDKPITTLEEAVEAARATTTADVWGMGMFLGASRATIELYVAPLVWHFGGDIWDAETKKASFAGEAGVQAVQTILDWIYKDKITPEFAITGTYDERCLGDFINGKVATAWGFGSYWIAAVNEKGWFKDCFPPKTTCMPDVAGVMVVPTSVKAQFTNAWCLSIHKLSPNPDLAMKLIEFAMKAEMLVDYPDAGLPARLSMWETPEFQTPFYQIWLEAAKNGRPMPPTAYYPELADTVSAAVQEVVTKKGEVEATLKKFEDEWNSKFAGK